The stretch of DNA CAGTTTGACTTGCTAATGCACGGGTCGGGTCTAAATCGCCTGAAATTGCCGAATCTTCGTGGAATCTCCATCACATTTAGATTTTTTCATTCGTGGACGAACCACCTTTTTCTTATCCGGGTTCATCTTATAGTCTCGGTCAAAGAGATGATTATCATAGGGTTGAACCCTATCTCACTTGGTGCGGGGTCGACACGTAGGCCCCGTGCGGAACCGACGGTTTGAGACTAGGATCGATGTTGCACTGTTTCATGAATATGGCCGTCTCAAACAAATAGTCCAGCGCTTCGTACCTGAAACATTTCAGCGAATAAACATTATCAAGAGAACAGAAAGAGAAAGTTTGCCACCCAGAAGTCACTCCTACAACGTACGGAATCGGAAAGCCCTTCGATTATACAGTATATACGTCCTCGCCTAACACCAAACTGGGACAGACTTGGTTGGTCCGAGGTAAGTGAAGTCCGACCTAAGGTCAGGGATTCGTACTTAATAGCATCGAGACTCGctacggtacgaaaccctgccacactagccaGAGTGCGCAGCTTCATGCGCAGCTTTCAGCCCgggtttttccatttatagtttATCTGTGAAATTGGCCTcgatacaacgagcaatctgattggtgacGCAAGTTTTCTTGCGTTAAACCTGCGggtgtacctgcgcacccggtcatAGTGTGGCAGGCTTcatgccgtggctgagtcGAGTGATGCCattaggtttgaatccctgccagGGGAGGATGGTACATTGCGATCTGACAAAATAGTTACATGTACGTTATATCATGAAACCAGGACTTATCACATACATATTACATCACCTATACGTACATGATTTTAGCTTTTTCCAGCGATGGCCCCCAAACGAACACTCCGTGACGCCTGACTAGTACAGCACTGGCCATAGGGTAGTCATCCATGGCTTTATGCATTGCGCCCTCCAGCAGATCTTCCCGAGGAGCATTCTCGATTATCGGAATCACCAGTTCTTCGTCATATCGATAATAAGTCCCTAAGAAAGTTGATAAATAGAAAAGACGCGATGAAACATGGAAGTAGTGAGCATTCTACCACGAGTTTATGTGTTGAGAGACAGAATCTGACGTCTAAATGTTAGAATTGCGAGCATaacaatgaatttcaattacattaatgatggactttgaaaaaaaaaacgttccGTTATATATCTGAAGGTTATCTGAATATATCTGAATCTTTCTGAAGGTGAACTGACCTAACTTAAAAGTACAAAATGTTGCTGCTGTTACTAGAGATAATGAGTTACTAGACATAAGGGGATAATGGGGTAAAGATGATCACTGCTTATTTCAATGGCCTTCGATTAAAAAATAATGCTTTTGAAAAACACATTCAGTCTAAGGCttttgataccttgtttctcctttctGTTGAGCTTAAAAGTTTACCCAGTCGGGaacctatctaccctgtatcttactttttttaaaccatgatcagacataacagacccggccgaaATAAACTGATTGCAAATTTCATTGTAGTTTACTAAAGTGACCAGGCTTATTTGGAGAAACAAGATGATAATTTTCTAGGGTTAACAAACTGTTGCCTGGTCAACTAGCGAAGGGTTATAAACAAGATGTGACACACGTATAGACATACCCGAATGACATTTGATCATAGCTTTAATAATTTCTTGGTGAGTAATACGAAACTCAGTACCAGCAAACAGCATCGTCACTTTAACCGAGTTGATCGAATGAGTGTGTATAACAGCGTTGGCGTCTGACAAAACGAATTTAGTAAATTGATTACGATGAATTAAATGCGACAAGATTCATCGTCAAAGTCGTTCGAAGAGAGAAAACTATTTGTCGAGTAAAAATGCATACATAAATTAAACATCGAGGCCcgattttatagactggtaacGACTTAAAATTGTAGGTtatctcaattgaaaatgaaatgaattaggCCACGGGTTAAAAGCTAACTcgagtctataaaaccgggcccaacGTTATACTTTAATTGAATCATTCTGAAAAAGACTGCTTACTTTTAAACTTATAAGCCAACAAGAATAGCGGCGTGCACGCGCTCTTCTTCGGTTTATTGTGTTCGTTGCGAGCTCTTGGAATA from Tubulanus polymorphus chromosome 11, tnTubPoly1.2, whole genome shotgun sequence encodes:
- the LOC141912771 gene encoding putative methylthioribulose-1-phosphate dehydratase, translated to MWGVDSRGGPSAIKRPRSQDEEEDTTSELPPDHPKVWIPALCRKYYNEGAMAATAGSITSRLGNEIYIAPSGVQKEKIKADDLFIQTVDGVDIYIPRARNEHNKPKKSACTPLFLLAYKFKNANAVIHTHSINSVKVTMLFAGTEFRITHQEIIKAMIKCHSGTYYRYDEELVIPIIENAPREDLLEGAMHKAMDDYPMASAVLVRRHGVFVWGPSLEKAKIMYEALDYLFETAIFMKQCNIDPSLKPSVPHGAYVSTPHQVR